From a single Labrus bergylta chromosome 14, fLabBer1.1, whole genome shotgun sequence genomic region:
- the mtmr2 gene encoding myotubularin-related protein 2 isoform X1: MEKSGSIDSLGSKRSSSRQPSVDSLSSTSTSRSDRSAPAKPPSAMSSESVATSAELSPEMRASSLHVKPKAAAKKVLRESDKEEPQLLPNETVQDMAQDVTYFCPFIGALRGTVTVTNYRLFFRCMDREPTFVLDIPLGVVSRVEKIGSASSRGDLSYGLVCKDVRNLRFAHKQMDDTLRKSIFEVLMKFAFPVSNGLQIFAFEYGQVFPENGWKVYDAVSEYKRQGIPNESWRITKINDHYEVCDTYPSTLAVPVNIPDEELRRVAAFRAKGRIPVLSWIHPESQATVTRCSQPMVGVNGKRSKEDEKYLQAIMDANAQSHKLFIFDARPSVNAAANKMKGGGYESEDAYQNAELVFLDIHNIHVMRESLRKLKDVVYPNIEDSHWLSNLESTHWLEHIKLILAGALRIADKVESGKTSVVVHCSDGWDRTAQLTSLAMLMLDGYYRTIRGFEVLLEKEWLSFGHRFQLRIGHGDKNHTDADRSPVFIQFIDCVWQLTRQFPAAFEFNEYFLVTILDHLYSCLFGTFLCNSEQQRLKEEIPKRTVSLWSYINSQLEEFTNPLYVNYSNHVLFPVVSLRHLELWVGYYIRWNPRMRPQEPVHQRYKELLAKRAELQKRVDELQREVTNRSASSSSERAGSPTRSITPVQTFV, encoded by the exons CGGTCAGCCCCGGCCAAGCCACCCTCCGCAATGTCTTCGGAGTCTGTTGCCACCTCTGCAGAGCTCTCCCCAGAGATGAGGGCAAGTAGCCTACAC GTTAAGCCCAAAGCTGCTGCAAAG AAGGTGCTGAGAGAGTCGGACAAAGAGGAACCACAGTTACTTCCAAATGAAACCGTGCAAGACATGG CCCAAGATGTCACCTACTTCTGTCCTTTCATTGGCGCACTGAGGGGAACTGTGACAGTAACCAACTACAGACTTTTCTTCAGATGCATGGACAGG GAGCCAACATTTGTGCTCGACATTCCCCTGGGTGTGGTGAGTCGTGTGGAAAAAATTGGAAGTGCTTCAAGCCGCGGTGACTTGTCCTATGGGCTGGTTTGCAAG GATGTGCGAAATCTGCGatttgcacacaaacaaatggaTGACACACTGAGGAAGTCCATTTTCGAAGTGCTGATGAAATTTGCGTTTCCTGTTTCCAACGGGCTG CAAATCTTTGCCTTTGAATATGGGCAAGTCTTTCCTGAAAACGGATGGAAGGTGTACGACGCTGTGTCTGAATACAAAAGACAG ggTATACCCAATGAAAGTTGGAGGATAACCAAAATAAACGATCACTACGAGGTTTGTGACACCTACCCATCAACCCTGGCGGTGCCAGTCAACATTCCAGACGAGGAGCTGAGGAGAGTGGCTGCCTTCAGAGCAAAGGGGAGGATTCCT GTGTTGTCATGGATTCATCCCGAGAGCCAGGCGACAGTGACACGCTGCAGTCAGCCAATGGTTGGGGTGAACGGGAAGCGCAGCAAAGAGGATGAGAAATACCTCCAGGCCATCATGGATGCTAATGCTCAATCCCACAAACTCTTCATTTTTGATGCCCGGCCCAGTGTCAACGCGGCTGCTAACAAG ATGAAGGGGGGCGGATATGAAAGTGAGGACGCCTATCAAAACGCTGAGCTGGTGTTTCTGGATATTCACAACATCCATGTGATGAGAGAGTCGCTCCGCAAGCTGAAAGACGTGGTATACCCAAATATCGAGGACTCCCATTGGCTCTCTAATCTGGAGTCTACTCATTGGCTTGAGCACATCAAG CTGATCCTTGCAGGAGCCCTAAGGATTGCAGACAAGGTGGAGTCTGGGAAAACCTCCGTGGTGGTGCACTGCAGCGACGGCTGGGACCGCACAGCCCAGCTCACCTCACTGGCCATGCTCATGTTGGATGGCTACTACCGCACCATCCGTGGCTTTGAGGTGCTGCTGGAGAAAGAGTGGCTCAGCTTTGGCCACCGATTCCAACTG cGTATCGGTCACGGCGATAAGAACCACACAGACGCAGACCGATCTCCTGTTTTTATTCAGTTCATTGACTGTGTGTGGCAGTTGACTCGCCAG TTTCCTGCTGCGTTCGAGTTTAATGAATACTTCCTGGTGACCATCCTGGACCACCTGTACAGCTGCCTGTTTGGGACATTCTTATGTAACAGTGAACAACAGAGGTTGAAGGAG GAGATTCCAAAGAGGACAGTGTCGTTGTGGTCTTATATAAACAGCCAGCTAGAGGAGTTCACCAATCCTTTGTATGTGAACTATTCCAACCATGTGCTGTTCCCTGTAGTCAGCTTACGTCACCTGGAGCTTTGGGTTGGCTATTACATCCGCTGGAACCCTCGCATGAGACCTCAG GAACCGGTTCATCAGCGCTACAAAGAGCTGCTCGCAAAGCGCGCCGAGCTGCAGAAGAGAGTGGACGAGTTGCAGAGAGAGGTGACCAATCGctcggcctcctcctcctctgagagGGCGGGCTCTCCCACACGCTCCATCACTCCAGTGCAGACCTTTGTTTGA
- the mtmr2 gene encoding myotubularin-related protein 2 isoform X2 produces the protein MEKSGSIDSLGSKRSSSRQPSVDSLSSTSTSRSDRSAPAKPPSAMSSESVATSAELSPEMRVKPKAAAKKVLRESDKEEPQLLPNETVQDMAQDVTYFCPFIGALRGTVTVTNYRLFFRCMDREPTFVLDIPLGVVSRVEKIGSASSRGDLSYGLVCKDVRNLRFAHKQMDDTLRKSIFEVLMKFAFPVSNGLQIFAFEYGQVFPENGWKVYDAVSEYKRQGIPNESWRITKINDHYEVCDTYPSTLAVPVNIPDEELRRVAAFRAKGRIPVLSWIHPESQATVTRCSQPMVGVNGKRSKEDEKYLQAIMDANAQSHKLFIFDARPSVNAAANKMKGGGYESEDAYQNAELVFLDIHNIHVMRESLRKLKDVVYPNIEDSHWLSNLESTHWLEHIKLILAGALRIADKVESGKTSVVVHCSDGWDRTAQLTSLAMLMLDGYYRTIRGFEVLLEKEWLSFGHRFQLRIGHGDKNHTDADRSPVFIQFIDCVWQLTRQFPAAFEFNEYFLVTILDHLYSCLFGTFLCNSEQQRLKEEIPKRTVSLWSYINSQLEEFTNPLYVNYSNHVLFPVVSLRHLELWVGYYIRWNPRMRPQEPVHQRYKELLAKRAELQKRVDELQREVTNRSASSSSERAGSPTRSITPVQTFV, from the exons CGGTCAGCCCCGGCCAAGCCACCCTCCGCAATGTCTTCGGAGTCTGTTGCCACCTCTGCAGAGCTCTCCCCAGAGATGAGG GTTAAGCCCAAAGCTGCTGCAAAG AAGGTGCTGAGAGAGTCGGACAAAGAGGAACCACAGTTACTTCCAAATGAAACCGTGCAAGACATGG CCCAAGATGTCACCTACTTCTGTCCTTTCATTGGCGCACTGAGGGGAACTGTGACAGTAACCAACTACAGACTTTTCTTCAGATGCATGGACAGG GAGCCAACATTTGTGCTCGACATTCCCCTGGGTGTGGTGAGTCGTGTGGAAAAAATTGGAAGTGCTTCAAGCCGCGGTGACTTGTCCTATGGGCTGGTTTGCAAG GATGTGCGAAATCTGCGatttgcacacaaacaaatggaTGACACACTGAGGAAGTCCATTTTCGAAGTGCTGATGAAATTTGCGTTTCCTGTTTCCAACGGGCTG CAAATCTTTGCCTTTGAATATGGGCAAGTCTTTCCTGAAAACGGATGGAAGGTGTACGACGCTGTGTCTGAATACAAAAGACAG ggTATACCCAATGAAAGTTGGAGGATAACCAAAATAAACGATCACTACGAGGTTTGTGACACCTACCCATCAACCCTGGCGGTGCCAGTCAACATTCCAGACGAGGAGCTGAGGAGAGTGGCTGCCTTCAGAGCAAAGGGGAGGATTCCT GTGTTGTCATGGATTCATCCCGAGAGCCAGGCGACAGTGACACGCTGCAGTCAGCCAATGGTTGGGGTGAACGGGAAGCGCAGCAAAGAGGATGAGAAATACCTCCAGGCCATCATGGATGCTAATGCTCAATCCCACAAACTCTTCATTTTTGATGCCCGGCCCAGTGTCAACGCGGCTGCTAACAAG ATGAAGGGGGGCGGATATGAAAGTGAGGACGCCTATCAAAACGCTGAGCTGGTGTTTCTGGATATTCACAACATCCATGTGATGAGAGAGTCGCTCCGCAAGCTGAAAGACGTGGTATACCCAAATATCGAGGACTCCCATTGGCTCTCTAATCTGGAGTCTACTCATTGGCTTGAGCACATCAAG CTGATCCTTGCAGGAGCCCTAAGGATTGCAGACAAGGTGGAGTCTGGGAAAACCTCCGTGGTGGTGCACTGCAGCGACGGCTGGGACCGCACAGCCCAGCTCACCTCACTGGCCATGCTCATGTTGGATGGCTACTACCGCACCATCCGTGGCTTTGAGGTGCTGCTGGAGAAAGAGTGGCTCAGCTTTGGCCACCGATTCCAACTG cGTATCGGTCACGGCGATAAGAACCACACAGACGCAGACCGATCTCCTGTTTTTATTCAGTTCATTGACTGTGTGTGGCAGTTGACTCGCCAG TTTCCTGCTGCGTTCGAGTTTAATGAATACTTCCTGGTGACCATCCTGGACCACCTGTACAGCTGCCTGTTTGGGACATTCTTATGTAACAGTGAACAACAGAGGTTGAAGGAG GAGATTCCAAAGAGGACAGTGTCGTTGTGGTCTTATATAAACAGCCAGCTAGAGGAGTTCACCAATCCTTTGTATGTGAACTATTCCAACCATGTGCTGTTCCCTGTAGTCAGCTTACGTCACCTGGAGCTTTGGGTTGGCTATTACATCCGCTGGAACCCTCGCATGAGACCTCAG GAACCGGTTCATCAGCGCTACAAAGAGCTGCTCGCAAAGCGCGCCGAGCTGCAGAAGAGAGTGGACGAGTTGCAGAGAGAGGTGACCAATCGctcggcctcctcctcctctgagagGGCGGGCTCTCCCACACGCTCCATCACTCCAGTGCAGACCTTTGTTTGA